The DNA region agtttgtcacatcatatccaagaagacttgaggctgtaatcgctgtgaaaggtgcttcaacaaagtagtgagtaaagggtcttaatacttatttaattgtgatatttccgttttttttattttatatgcaTTAGCAAAAATTTCTAcacacctgtttttgctttatcattatggggtattgtgtgttgattgagtaGAAAAAACAatcaacgtaacaaaatgtggaaaacgtcaacgAGTCTGCATACTTTCCGACTGCACCGTGGGCTGTAGTATGAGCAATTGTCCCTTTTTTCACTGAAAACCAGGAGTCTGCAGCAGTTACTAGACTACACAGAGGATGATGTTGAAGACACATTCTGCTTGAACTTCACCGTaggtttcaatttttttttacatcaatgtACTTTAGGTAGCTGAATCTCTTGTCTAGAGATGGCAAAGGGGTGACGTGTGCAAGGCTTACTAGGAGAAGTCGATGTAATTTGTCCAACTTGTTTCAGGTTACAGTGGAAAACTTTGGCGCCACAGAGGTCTTAGAACTGGTTCCAAATGGCATGGATATCTGTGTTGACAACTCAAACAGGTACTTTTACAGACTATTCCAAGTTCTTCTAATTGAACTTCTACTTAGCGACAAAGTCGGGCTGAATGTTAAGTGGATTGATTTGATTCAAAGTTTTTGAACAAATGTGTCGTTCTGAAACAAAATGGTGCTTAATCGTATGTCTCGTCTGAGTGTCTAAACATATATAGAGAGCCTCTGAGTGTCTGCTGATTCGTTTCTGAATATTATTTTTCATGGCGTTCCCCCTCAGGCCTGAGTTTGTCTCTGCATACGTGGACTACATCTTCAATAAATCAGTGGCTGCGCTTTTCGAGTCCTTTTTCGCAGGCTTCCACAAAGTGTGTGGTGGCAAAGTCCTGGAGCTGTTCCAGCCCAACGAACTGCAGGCCATGGTCATTGGCAACACCAACTACGATTGGAAAGAGCTTGAAAAGGTGCAGAGGTGTCCCCATTTAGCTTGAATGATATATAAATTGGTCTTGGAGTGGTACAGTAATGGAATTTGTTTCTTTCACCAGAGCACTGAGTATAAAGGAGAGTATTGGGCTGAAAATCCAACCATTAAGTTCTTCTGGGAGGTGTTCCATGATCTCTCTTTGGAGAAGAAGAAGCTCTTTCTCTGTAAGGCACTCTCTTTGAAAGCATTCACTGTCATGTCACAATGCCATGCTAGCAGGGGCTATTTACTGCTTAAATGCTTTTGGCACTGAAGTAATGTGTATTGTATTTTCAGTGTTTCTCACAGGAAGTGACCGCATTCCCATCCTGGGCATGAAAAGCCTGAAGCTGGTGATCCAACCCACGGGAGgcggagaacactacctgcccgttGCACACACCTGCTTCAACCTATTGGACCTGCCCAAATACAGCAGCCGGGAGACGCTCCAAAACAAGCTTCTCCAAGCCATAGATCACAATCAAGGTTTCAACCTGGCCTAACGAATGGCACACAGACAATGCCTAGCTCCACCCAGACTGTCACATGCACACGTCTTTGCCCCGTCAACTGACTCGATTCCTGCTTTAAGACTGCAGCACTGTCACTGGCGTGAAATGGAACAGACTAAGCAGCATTTGCAGGTGGGCAAATGGTTATGCAAGAGGCTTGAGGGCTTTCTAATTCAAGGCCAGTCTTTGCTTTGATATTTCAGCATCATTTACAGTTTCACACGTCACAATATTGAAGACCCAGTTGAGTTCAAATTCAATTCATATTGTTTGATATTTCTCTTGTAGATTTAGCTTTTACCCGTGTTTGGATATAAACCTGTCTAAATAGGCCAAAGTTCTGGTATAAAATCTTTGAGCTCAGCTGGCACAAGATAGCACTGTTCATGAATTAAATGAATCTTCTACTTTGGCAATTTCTACCATGAATAGAAATGAATCTACCATGGTAAAAACATGGTATGAATGTGAGCATTTGATGTTGCGTGGAAGTTCTTGGCTGTAAGCCTTAAAACTagacaaataaaaaatgaaacattACAGCCATTGGTATTGTGTGTATGACCAAGTGTAAATGAATTTTGGCTTCAACTGTTAGAATGCTGCTCTAAAACATTGCATTTTTGTGGAAATTATAGGCTAGTACCAACATGACTTTTGTTTATCAATATAATTCCTCTAAAATGTGTATTGCGATAACACTTCGGTGCTTTATAATTACTTCACAAAAACTACACTAAACTGTAGATAACGCTCACGTTATACATCACTTAATGGATTTCTATTCCATGTGTATGTGGCATTGGGGAAAGTAtgattgaagaaaaaaaacatgtaaagtgttggtcccatgtttcatgagctgaaataaaatatcccagacattttccatacgcacaaaaagcttatttctccttTCGCAAGATAATCCAACCACCAGAccgatgtggcatatcaagaagcggattaaatggcatgatcattacaaaggtgcaccttatgctggggacaaaaggccattctaaaatgtgcagttttgtcactgaCACAATGCCAAATGTTTTGACGGAGCGTGCAatttggtatgctgactgcaggaatgtccatcagagctgttgccagagtattgaatgttcatttctaaGCTGCCTCCGATGTTTTAAAACGTTTTGCAGTACGTCAAACGGGCCTCAACTGCataccacaccagcccaggacctccacatccggcttcttcaccagcgggattgtttgagaccagccaccctgacagctaatgaaacaggagtatttatgtctgtaataaagcccttttgtgtgggAATAACTCAttatgattggctgggcctggttccccagtgggttggcctggctcccaagtgggtgggcctatgcccagttgtgaaatccatagatttgggcctaatttgtttaaattgactgatttccttatgaactgtaactcagtaacacaattgaaattgttgcatttttatatttttgttcagtatagaatgcATATCAACGTTGCCCCCCTTTCAACCTCCAAGTGCCCATATATCTGATGTTTTAACAATCATTTTCTAACAAGGCAAAATAAGCGTTCCAAGAATATGAAGATTAAAATAGCCTGTTTGAGACGATTCAAATTGACAGTATTTTAATGTTAATCTACATATTAATCAGCTGAAATGCACACATTGTTCAGGGTAGAGGGTGAGTTAATGAGGCAGGTTATCCTGGTCCAGTGGCAAGGAGCTTGGTGGCTGTTTCAGTGGGGCAGCTCATGACGGACAAACTGATAGTGGGACCCACATTCGGGACAGCGCTGGGGCTTCCCCTCATGGAGCCAAAACCACACAATGGCAGTGTTGTCCTCTTCACCTATGGTACATAATCACAAGTGTTGGCACATTTTTATATTCTTTTGAGAACATTTTAAAGCATGAAAGTATGGTACTTACACAGACAGCCTACCAGCCGTTTGTCACTAATGCCTGGGACAATGTGAGGGTCTTCTTTGGTTCCAGCATACTCCTTGGGTTTCAGAATGCTCCAAGGATCCTgcatttttttttcaaaaaaaaaGTACTTGTATGAACACAAATCAATCTTATTTGAATTGAAGCAGACATCAATAGGTTGAAACAAATAtacagtgcaatcggaaagtattcagaccccattactttttccacatttatgttacagccttaatctacacacaataccctatactGACAAGGTGataacaggtttagacatttttgctaatttattaaaaacataAAACATAACTTGTATGTAtgattgagctcaggtgcatcctgtttccattgatcatccttgatgtttctacaacttgattagagtcctcctgtggtaaattcaattgattggacatgatttggaaaggcacacctatctatttaaggtcccacagttaacagtgcatgtcagtgctAAAAACAAAGCCACAAGGTCAAAGGAAATGTCCGTAGTcctccgagacaggattctgttgaggcacagatctggggaagggtaccaaaaaatgtctgcagcatggaagacgtttggaacaacgaagactcttcctagagctggccgcccagccaaactgagcaatcaggggaaaagggccttggtcagggaggtgaccaagaacccgatggtcaatctgacagagctccagagttcctctgtggaattGGGAGAACCTCCCCGAAGGACCACCACCtcaacagcacttcaccaatcaggcttttatggtagtgtccagatggaagccattcctcagtaaaaggcacctaaaggactctgaccatgagaaaccagattctctggtctgatgaaaccaagattgaactctttggcctgaatgtcaagcatcacctctggaggaaacctggcaccatcgctacggcgaagcatggtggtggcagcatcatgctgtagggatgtttttccgcggcagggactgtgagactagtcaggatcaaggcaaagatgaacggagcaaagtacagagagatcattgataaaaacctgctccagagagctcaggacctcagactggggcgaaggttcaccttccaacaggacaacggccctaagcacacagccaagacaatgcaggagtggcttcgggacaagtctgaatgtccttgagtggccaagcgaGAGCCAGGacttgatggggggggggggggggggtgtaatccatttaagaataaggctgtaacataacaaaatgtgaaatagtcaaggggtctgaatcctttccaaatgcactgtatgctaGATATGACCTTTCCTTTCTTCAGTGCCTGCAAGGCACGTCGCTCGAGTCCAGTAGCCTGTTCCTCATCGGTTGGAATCCCTGGAAGGAGACCGTTAGTGTGACACCTGTGACTTTATACACTACTTGACATTCAAATTAAGGGCATAATGTTTATCAGAACAAGAAAATCATGTTACCTCTTAACAGAGTGCATGTAATAGTTATGAGTCAAACGGCACGTCCACAAGCACACACAACTCATGTCCTCCATGTTAAGATATACCTGGCACCAAATCAACGAATGTCTGCCAAAGAAGGTGGGTCTATCAATGGGCCTTCCAGTGGTTAAAATCCAAATGACCTTCAGTTATTTACAAATGTAGTAGGTTTCGTGTTTCTAAATACAGTAACATCCTTTTACAATTAATAACACTGTCAAATTGGTAGTTATTTTATGAATGCGTCATGCACGTGTATTCCGTGATTTGGTATTCTATTTTTACAAATGTGGTGCCTAGGCGAAGTGTTGCCTTGTAGGATATACTTGCAGAGCAGTCATAATATTGTTTATTCTATCATGTCAAATACTTCAAAACAGATTAGTTATTCGATTTGATGGACATTCCGACGGACCACAACCGATTAAATGTATATTACACACACAAATTAAATTTACGCACACACGTACCTTTTAATGTGGTCATAGTGCGTGGCAGTGATCTTGCCACAACATTGTTTCTTGCCAATTGCAAGGTTGTACAGGTACGGAGTAAAAACCTGCCTGCCATAATGAATTCACTTTCGCTTAAACTACCGCGTGTGATCTGAACAATCTGCTGGACTGAAATGACCCCATTTATTTCCAACCTTGacttgattgacagagtcaacgGTCCACTCACAAAGTAACGGTCTTATGAAGTGGCCAATTAAAAAACGGATAAGCAACGCAAGCGAACAGGGGCACACTTTTTAGATTtttatgtgtgtatttatttatttttgatatcGTTTTATAGTAGACAATGTTCAACAGATAACGCACtggcatggacacacacacaaaaaaacgtgCTTCGCGCGTCAAGGTCACCGTATGACCATTAATCTGAACCTATGCTGAAAACATTTTAGTAAATTACTAATATATTTAAGAGTAGTTTCAATGTTTCATGGCCTTGTAATGAGTCTACATCCAAGCAGTGACAGTTGTATGATTGCCGGTTGCTAATGGTTTTAGCTTTAAGTTGTTCATGCTTGAAATTCACATTTTCAATGCAATACTTAATCATTCGTTTGGTTGTCCCCATGTTTGTGAAGTAATAAGATAAGAAATTAAGCCAAACTAAAATCAGCATATTGAATACATAACATTTATTAGATGTGAAAATACCATCCAGAGCATTTACATAATTTTAAAAAGGCAACCATGTACAAGGATACAACACTACAAAAATATTATACTTCACATAATGACATCTATTGGGACATTTTGATAAAGAGCTAAATAGGTCCATTCCAGGCTCCATGCCATAGACCGTACACAAATAATATATATGCCCCATACCCTAGAGCCTAGGCCATGGCAAAACTAGGGTATTTTCAGTATACATTTTCTATAGAGGGTCTAATAAGTTACACCTGATAGATAAAAGACAATTAGTTTAGCAATTCCATACAATTAATGTGAGTGTGGGAACCAACAAGCAACATTATTCACAAGGAAATAGACAGGGCTGATAATTTTATCTTTCCATTTAGATTTCATAATTTCTGAATTTCCGCAGAAGACTGGATGGAGAGTCGGAAGCCCAGCGAAAATGGCGATGGCAGTAGTCACCTGGATAATGGGGACATCAGAAATATGataaaaattttttttaaaaggtaCACTTATTTAATAAGACATTTAAATCAATTAAGATTAGACCTCAATAGCCTCAATCTGAAGCATTATATTCCCATAAGTATATTACAAGAACAAATATTACATGTTGGATTTTAGTTCTGTCTAACTATAGGTTGGCAAAAGTACCCGTAAACATGAAAATCATTGAAAAATTAAGAAACTAGGCTATGTGCTCACTTGAAGATGGCACTGCATCTGGGGAAGGCATCTCTGGTGACTCGTGGTCAGTACAGTCTCTGTCTTGGGAACTGTTAGGGAATGTTACTTTAGAGCTCTCCAGCATGGGCTCCTTTTTGGTCCTCACAGCCCAATGCATTGACTGAGGACAGAGAGCAACGTACCCAAACATGAAAAAACACAACCAGTTAAAGTACAAGGTGAACAATGTGCATTTAACATAATATAATGTATGCATTCAACACAGGATGCATTTTTTGAATGGACTCATCTCAGTTACATAATACTTGACCTTAGGTCACATGATTACATTTAGGCAGTGTAAAGTTTGACAACTCTTTGTATTGCTGCGATTCCGGCTCAATATTATGACGTGTATTAACAAGCGGACCAGTTCCCAATTATTTGATCAATGAAAGTGTATAAAATGTATGTTTTCAGTTTGATCATAATTATAATAACATACATACAGTTTTGACAGAGTCGCCAAGGGCTAGCCAGCCATGGAATGGTATGGTAATTCCACTTCTTTTCCATACATCATAGTTTCTTCTGCTCTTTTCATGGCACAAAACCTCCTTGGCTTCCTGCAACTTCTGAAACTCTTCcactgcaacaaaatgtggacttCATGATGAGCATGGATAGGATTATTGCAACAACATTTTTattatacagtaccttcagaaagtattcacacccctcacattttcccacattgtgttacagcctgaatttaaaatgtgttcaattgagatttttggtcactggcctacacacaataccccataatgtcaaagtggaattatgtttttcaaaatgtttacaaatgaataaaacatgaaaagttgaaatgtcttagAGTCAATAAGGATTCAACTCCTTTGTCACGGCAAAGctaaatacattcaggagtaaaaatgtgcataAAAAGTAacgtaataagttgcatggactcactctgtgtgcaaaaattgtgtttaacatgatttttgaatgacaaccTCATCTTGAAGATGGCACTGTATCTGGTGAAGGCATCTCTGGTGACTCGTGGTCAATACAGTCTCTGTCTTGGGAACTACCATACCTCATTTTTtcccctattgtgttattgactgtatgtttgtttattccatgtgtaactctgtgttgttgtttgtgtcgcactgctttgctttatcttggtcaggtcacagttgtaaatgataacttgttctcaactagcctacctggttaaataaaggtgaactatttttattttatttttttatctctgtaccccacacattcacATCTAtaaggtccttcagtcgagcagtgaatttaaaacacagattcaaccacaaagaccagggaggatttcCAATGCCTCGCTAAGAAGGGCACCTgtgggtagatgggtaaaaataaaataaaaagcatacattgaatatccctttgagcatggtgaagttattaattactccttggatggtgtatcaatatacccagtcactacaaagatacagacatccttcctaactcagttgccagagaggaaggaagccactcagggatttcaccaggaGGGCAATGGTGACTCTAAAACATTTTATTGGCTgttataggagaaaactgaggatggatcaataacattgtagttaatcctaactgacagagtgaaaagaaggaagcctgtacaaaatacaaaatattctaaaacatgcatcctgttttcaacaaggcactaaagtaatactgcaaaaaatgtggtaaTGCAATTAACTTTTGGggtgggcaaatccaatacaatacattaccgAGCACCAATCTCCATAttttgaagcatagtggtggctgcatcatgttatgggtatgcttgtaatcgttaaggactggggaattTTTCCAGGATAAAATAGAAACTgaatggagctaaacacaggcaaaatcctagaggaaaacatggttcagtctgctttccaccagacactgggaaatgaattcacctttcagcaggacataaccttaaacaggacaaatctacactggagctgcttaccaagaagacagtgaatgttcccgagAGGccgagttagttttgacttaaatttacTTGAAAATCTGTGGCTAGACctgaaaatgtttgtctagcaattatcaacaaccaatttcacagagcttgaagaattttgaaaataataaaatgggcaaatattgaacaatccaggtgtggaaagctcttcgaaacttacccagaaagactcacagctgtaatcgctgccaaaggtgctgactcagggagtgtgaatacttaggtaaattggatatttctgtattttattttcaataaatttgcaaaaatgtctaaaaacgttttcacaatggggtattgtgtgtagatgggtaatctacacacaataccccattgtCTGGAATaactcaaggggtatgaatactttctgaaggcactatacatGACAATCATCACCTGTCACAGTACACAAGAGGGGCACAATCACACAGAATGCATCCATTACCTGCTCTTGGATTATCAGGGTGCTTGTCTGGATGGCATGCCAAGGCCCTTACTCTGTATTCATTGGCAATCTGTTCTGTCTAAAAACAAAGATACATCATTAAAGTTTCACCCATATACATTGTTACATTTGCCATGGCCTTCAAAGCTGGTTGAACTGACAATCAAAATCTTATAGCAGTCACTTGACAAAAGGTGTATGAAATTATACCAAGCTACGCCACTTTCACTGTACAGTATGATATCCATTTCGCAACAAGTCGGTAACATTTATTTAGCCTAGCTTGCTAACGTTATTGCTATTGGGAAAACAAACTCTTACCGAAGATAACTCATCGCATCCGAGTAACCCGTAATAATCGTCCAAGTCCTCTGGTTTGCAATTTAAAATATCATCCATTCTGATTTATATTAGCTATATAAGCTTTGAAAATAACTGATTTAGCTAGCCTGACTGGTCTGATGGCTGCGGTGTTGCGCGTTCCAGGTCGACTTTATTTTAACGGCGCGGCACAGCTAGAAGTCTAAAGAACCGGAGAAGAACCACGATATGTCACTGAATATTGCAATATTATCCAGCTAACGCTAATAGCTTTAGTTGATTTAAAATGCGCAATTTGCTGATTTAATATCAATCAATGACCATTTCACAGCTAAACATAAATACGCACACgatacattttgttgttgttgacgtcATCGATGTGCTGAAGTGTCGCTCCCGCCGCAACCAAAGATGACAGACAGTAGGTACAGTATGAAGATAAGCTAAAATTGCTTCTCCCCGATCACACTTGTAGGTGTCACATTGGCTAGCTACGTGCATGCGCAGAAACGGCTCTTGCGCCGAACTGCGCATGTGAATGCCGTTAACTCAAACCGCACTCCTTCGATATAAAGTTATTTTTCacgaaaatgaaaacgtgtcTGTTTGTGACTTTCACGacgttggagtaataacatgttcaactacttggTCACAAGCATTTGGCTACAACCGCAATAGCatttgctaaacacgtgtatgtgaccaatacaattgaaTCTAGGGTGTGCCTTTAGATTTCGGGAAAATTAACAAATGAGGAAATATTTTGCACTTCTGTCAATGACTTCCCAAACCACCACCTGGTCTGTTGGTTCTGTTTCTCAATAGTTCCCGGAACTCACGCaatgttgcgcctctgggtttagaaactcttcGCCACAACTACTGGTGGAGAGCGAATCACATTCGCCATTTAAATAACCAGCTGTCGACCGCGGAAGAATGTTTTACCACAGTACACAGCGGCTTTATCAGCTGAAGATGGCGGACGGGGAGAATATCCTTGTTGGAGCCAGTTCCAGCACTTCAACTAATGAAGAACCAGATTCAAAAAAGGCCAAAATGAGCATGGCCATAGAATGTGGACTCAAAATTGTTCAGACTAAGCAAGTTACGTATGGGCCAGAGGCTGGTGAGAGTTTGGCGGCGGCGATTTCTGCGCAGCCAAAGGAGAAGGAGATTGAGCCGGTGATGTCGGTAGGACAGGCCTCAGCAGCAGCACCAGGCGGAGACAATGGGCTGCTGGTCTTCGAGCCTCAGGAAAGTGTAGTGAATTTAGACAAGGCGTCTGGACCCACGGCGGAGCCTGCAGGTAGgatcatttagctagctagtatgCCAAGTTTTTTGGCGCACTCGATCGTTGCATGTCTGGTTAACGTTAGATTGCTCCACCTAGTTGGATACCAATTGGGCTAGCTTTGTAACTAAGTTACTACTAGGTAGCTCCGCAGCACGTCAGCCTGAAGTTTGAAACGAGCAAACTTTGCGTGCATTACGCAAGATATACGACTTTATTAGCCAATGCTTTTACCCACCCGGCCATAAAAATGTAACTACATTTAGCGGGAGAGCTAGCTAACTATCAACATTGGCTATTTGGCTAGTCATTTTATGTCATTTTAGTTTCTATTGCAAATTTTAAGGAATGCAAAAATACAGTCCATAATTTAGTTTTCGGAGTAGATACTGTTCATTAAATTAATCAACAAAACGATCACTTCCCATCGTGTCCTCTGAGTGTCTTGACCCTGATGATGAGGAGCTTAAACCCAAATGCATTTGCCTCCCCAGACGGTGTCAATGAGGATGATGACCGATCCTCACATGCA from Oncorhynchus mykiss isolate Arlee chromosome 1, USDA_OmykA_1.1, whole genome shotgun sequence includes:
- the LOC110526243 gene encoding cytochrome c oxidase subunit 5B, mitochondrial, encoding MAGRFLLRTCTTLQLARNNVVARSLPRTMTTLKGIPTDEEQATGLERRALQALKKGKDPWSILKPKEYAGTKEDPHIVPGISDKRLVGCLCEEDNTAIVWFWLHEGKPQRCPECGSHYQFVRHELPH
- the dnajc12 gene encoding dnaJ homolog subfamily C member 12 (The RefSeq protein has 1 substitution compared to this genomic sequence), with the protein product MDDILNCKPEDLDDYYGLLGCDELSSTEQIANEYRVRALACHPDKHPDNPRAVEEFQKLQEAKEVLCNEKSRRNYDVWKRSGITIPFHGWLALGDSVKTSMHWAVRTKKEPMLESSKVTFPNSSQDRDCTDHESPEMPSPDAVPSSSDYCHRHFRWASDSPSSLLRKFRNYEI
- the dnajc12 gene encoding dnaJ homolog subfamily C member 12 isoform X1, with the translated sequence MYRTEQIANEYRVRALACHPDKHPDNPRAVEEFQKLQEAKEVLCHEKSRRNYDVWKRSGITIPFHGWLALGDSVKTSMHWAVRTKKEPMLESSKVTFPNSSQDRDCTDHESPEMPSPDAVPSSSDYCHRHFRWASDSPSSLLRKFRNYEI